The genomic window TATCGGCGTCACGATTTATAAATATGACGACAATTTCATGTCGGTGGTACGCAAAGCCCTGGAAAAGGATTCTAAAGACAGTTCCGGAGTGACGTTGCTAATGAATGACTCCCAGAACGATCAGTCTAAACAAAATGACCAAATTGACGTCCTCATCGCCAAAGGGGTCAAAGCGCTGGCGATCAACCTGATTGACCCTGCGGCTGCGCCCGTCGTGATCCAAAAAGCCCGCGGCAACGACATTCCCGTCATGTTCTACAACAAAGAACCGAGCCGCAAAGATCTAGATAGCTACGACAAAGCCTATTATGTTGGTACCGATTCCAAAGAATCCGGCATTATTCAAGGCGAGTTGATTGCAAAACATTGGAAAGCCCATCCTGACTGGGATTTAAATAAAGATGGCGTGATTCAATATGTCATGCTGAAAGGGGAGCCGGGACATCCGGATGCCGAGGTGCGCACCAGCTACGTTATCAAGACGCTAAACGATCAGGAAAAATTAAAGACTCAGCAGTTGCAGCTTGATACCGCCATGTGGGACACCGCCCAGGCGAAAGACAAAGTAGACGCGTGGCTTTCCGGGCCTAACGCCAACAAGATTGAAGTGGTGATCGCCAATAATGACGCCATGGCTATGGGCGCGGTAGAAGCCCTCAAAGCCCATAATAAAACCAGCATCCCGGTATTTGGGGTGGACGGGCTGCCGGAGGCCCTGGCACTGGTTAAATCGGGCGCGATGGCCGGTACCGTGCTTAACGACGCCGACAATCAGGCCAAAGCCACGTTTGATTTGGCTAAAAATCTGGCGGAAGGCAAAGGCGCCGCAGATGGTACACAATGGAAGATTGAGAATAAAGTCGTCCGTATTCCTTATGTTGGCATCGATAAAGACAACTTAGCGCAATTCAAAAAATAAAACCTAATAAACCTAATACCCCTGCCGACCCCGGCGGGGGTATGAAACCTGTCTATTTCTGAGCTGGTGTAACTATGGCCGACATTACGACCGAACAGCAGGGCGAATGGCTGCTGGAAATGAAAAATATCAGCAAATCATTTCCTGGCGTGAAAGCGTTGGATAACGTTAATCTCAATGTCCGTCCCCATTCCATTCACGCCTTGATGGGGGAGAACGGTGCGGGCAAATCCACGTTATTAAAATGCCTCTTCGGTATTTACAGTAAAGATGCGGGAAGCATCATTTTTCAGGGACAGGAAGTTAACTTCAAGAATTCCAAAGAAGCGCTGGAACAAGGGGTTTCCATGGTGCATCAGGAGCTTAACCTGGTGCTACAGCGTACCGTAATGGATAATATGTGGCTCGGCCGCTACCCCCGAAAAGGGATGTTTGTCGACCATAAAAAAATGTATCAGGACACAAAGACGATTTTTGACGAACTGGATATTGATATCGATCCGCGGGATAAAGGCGCCACTCTTTCCGTGTCCCAGATGCAAATAATCGAGATAGCCAAGGCGTTTTCCTATGATGCCAAAATTGTCATCATGGACGAACCGACTTCGTCTCTCACCGAAAAAGAAGTCAACCATCTCTTTAGTATCATACGCAAACTGAAGGCGCGCGGCTGCGGCATCGTTTACATCTCCCATAAAATGGAAGAAATATTTCAGCTGTGCGACGAAATCACTATTTTGCGTGATGGACAATGGATTGCCACTCAGCCGGTAGAGGGGCTGAGTATGGACCAGATTATCGCCATGATGGTGGGCCGTTCGCTGAGTCAGCACTTTCCCGATCGTATTAGCGAGCCGGGGGAGGTGATGCTGGAGGTCCGCAACCTCACCTCGTTGCGCCAGCCCTCTATTCGCGACATCTCATTTGATTTGCATCAGGGTGAGATACTCGGGATCGCCGGTCTGGTCGGCGCGCGGCGTACCGATATCGTGGAAACTTTATTCGGTATCCGTGAAAAATCCGCCGGGACTATCCGTCTGCACGGCAAAAACATTAAAAACAGCAGCGCCAACGAAGCCATCAGCCACGGTTTCGCGCTGGTGACCGAAGAGCGGCGCGCCACCGGGATTTATGCCTTCCTGGATGTCGGCTTTAATTCGCTGATTTCCAATATTCGCAGCTATAAGAACAAGATGGGCCTGCTCAATAATACCCGAATGAAGAGCGATATTCAGTGGGTCATCAACGCGATGCGGGTTAAAACGCCGGGACATAGCGCCCATATCGGATCGCTTTCGGGGGGCAATCAGCAAAAAGTTATCATCGGCCGCTGGCTGCTCACCCAGCCGGAAATATTGATGCTGGACGAGCCCACTCGTGGTATCGACGTCGGCGCCAAGTTCGAGATTTATCAGCTGATGACCGAGCTGGCGAAGCGGGGTAAAGGCATTATCATCATCTCATCCGAGATGCCGGAACTTCTCGGCATTACCGATCGCATTCTGGTCATGAGCAACGGTCAAATGGTGGGGATGGTCAATACAAAAGAAACCTCACAGAATGAAATTTTGCGTCTTGCTTCCCTGTATCTTTAATTTTTTAAGGGTTTAACGATGAATGCGTTGAAAAAGAAAAGCATGCTCACTTATCTGAAAGAGGGCGGAATTTATGTGGTATTGCTGGTATTATTGGCCATTATTATTTTTCAGGATCCAACGTTTTTGAGCCTAATGAACTTGAGCAATATCCTGACTCAATCCTCAGTGCGGATTATTATTGCCCTTGGGGTGGCGGGATTAATTATGACGCAGGGTACTGACCTGTCGGCGGGGCGGCAGGTGGGTCTGGCGGCTGTCGTGGCGGCGACGCTGCTACAATCCATGGATAACGTCAATAAAGTCTTCCCCGATATGTACAGCCTGCCCATTCCGCTGGTGATCTTGATTGTTTGCGCCATTGGCGCGGTAATCGGGCTGGTTAACGGTTTGGTGATTGCGTATCTAAACGTAACGCCGTTTATTACCACCTTGGGCACCATGATTATCGTCTATGGGATTAATTCTCTTTATTACGATGTCGTAGGCGCCTCGCCGATTGCTGGTTTTGAGTCGAACTTCTCAAGCTTTGCGCAAGGATTCATTCGACTCGGCGATTTCAAACTGTCGTACATTACCTTTTACGCGCTGATCGCCATTATCTTTGTCTGGGTGTTATGGACTAAAACACGTTTTGGTAAAAACATCTTCGCTATCGGCGGCAACCCGGAGGCTGCAAAAATCTCCGGCGTCAATGTGCCGTTAAACCTGATTATGATTTATGCCTTGTCGGGCGTCTTCTACGCCTTTGGCGGTATGTTGGAAGCGGGGCGTATCGGTAGCGCCACCAACAACCTCGGATTCATGTATGAACTGGATGCCATTGCGGCCTGTGTCGTAGGGGGCGTTTCGTTTGCCGGTGGGGTCGGCACGGTGCTGGGTGTGGTTACTGGGGTCATCATCTTTACCGTCATCAACTACGGTCTGACCTATATCGGTGTTAACCCTTATTGGCAATATATTATCAAAGGCGCCATCATTATATTCGCTGTTGCGCTTGATTCGCTGAAATACGCCAAGAAAAAATAATCCACGTCGCGCGCGGGCTGGTTCCGGCGGTGGTAGCCAGGCCCTTACTGCCTTATCGCGGCAGTGCCGCTCACCCTGGCTCGCGTCAAACTTGTTTTTCTGCCGCCGATGGTTACGGCCGGTTTGCCGCCGGCGCGTCTATGCCATGGGATTGGGCGGAACCCGGCAGCGCCGGTTTAATCTCGTGCGGCTGCTTTTGCTGGATTTCCAGCAGTTGTTCCGGCGAGACGGTAGGGTAACCTTGCGTCCCCTGCGGAACCTCGTGGCGCGCGGGTATAGGTATCAGCGGGCCGAGAAAACGCGGCTCCCGTTTCATAAGATACAGATCAGACAGCGCCCCCAGGCGAGCGCCAATTTCCCGTAACCG from Sodalis glossinidius str. 'morsitans' includes these protein-coding regions:
- the mglB gene encoding galactose/glucose ABC transporter substrate-binding protein MglB; protein product: MNKKAFTLTALAAGLMFSMVAQAANVCIGVTIYKYDDNFMSVVRKALEKDSKDSSGVTLLMNDSQNDQSKQNDQIDVLIAKGVKALAINLIDPAAAPVVIQKARGNDIPVMFYNKEPSRKDLDSYDKAYYVGTDSKESGIIQGELIAKHWKAHPDWDLNKDGVIQYVMLKGEPGHPDAEVRTSYVIKTLNDQEKLKTQQLQLDTAMWDTAQAKDKVDAWLSGPNANKIEVVIANNDAMAMGAVEALKAHNKTSIPVFGVDGLPEALALVKSGAMAGTVLNDADNQAKATFDLAKNLAEGKGAADGTQWKIENKVVRIPYVGIDKDNLAQFKK
- the mglA gene encoding galactose/methyl galactoside ABC transporter ATP-binding protein MglA, whose product is MADITTEQQGEWLLEMKNISKSFPGVKALDNVNLNVRPHSIHALMGENGAGKSTLLKCLFGIYSKDAGSIIFQGQEVNFKNSKEALEQGVSMVHQELNLVLQRTVMDNMWLGRYPRKGMFVDHKKMYQDTKTIFDELDIDIDPRDKGATLSVSQMQIIEIAKAFSYDAKIVIMDEPTSSLTEKEVNHLFSIIRKLKARGCGIVYISHKMEEIFQLCDEITILRDGQWIATQPVEGLSMDQIIAMMVGRSLSQHFPDRISEPGEVMLEVRNLTSLRQPSIRDISFDLHQGEILGIAGLVGARRTDIVETLFGIREKSAGTIRLHGKNIKNSSANEAISHGFALVTEERRATGIYAFLDVGFNSLISNIRSYKNKMGLLNNTRMKSDIQWVINAMRVKTPGHSAHIGSLSGGNQQKVIIGRWLLTQPEILMLDEPTRGIDVGAKFEIYQLMTELAKRGKGIIIISSEMPELLGITDRILVMSNGQMVGMVNTKETSQNEILRLASLYL
- the mglC gene encoding galactose/methyl galactoside ABC transporter permease MglC yields the protein MNALKKKSMLTYLKEGGIYVVLLVLLAIIIFQDPTFLSLMNLSNILTQSSVRIIIALGVAGLIMTQGTDLSAGRQVGLAAVVAATLLQSMDNVNKVFPDMYSLPIPLVILIVCAIGAVIGLVNGLVIAYLNVTPFITTLGTMIIVYGINSLYYDVVGASPIAGFESNFSSFAQGFIRLGDFKLSYITFYALIAIIFVWVLWTKTRFGKNIFAIGGNPEAAKISGVNVPLNLIMIYALSGVFYAFGGMLEAGRIGSATNNLGFMYELDAIAACVVGGVSFAGGVGTVLGVVTGVIIFTVINYGLTYIGVNPYWQYIIKGAIIIFAVALDSLKYAKKK